One Pecten maximus chromosome 7, xPecMax1.1, whole genome shotgun sequence genomic window carries:
- the LOC117331349 gene encoding RNA-binding protein spenito-like: MKRMQDRESSPRSKRSRSGYPGLDHESSRDRMSPDMDRRDSRGREPKPKPYRDFDHDLGPMPRGNKYHDRMGDGFGPARSEVRGPEYRSLCLSNISSKIPDTVLKDNLYHEFKKFGEFNVNVTFTGDQRVAYINFRYPEDARAAKHAKSKLIVFDRPVRVDPVFHRRRSSSPNTDMGRDYGGPSKGYGHNSPPMQYGGMRGDGMGRGGGNRRQNMGRGYFANQDDMPPPMRSMERDNFQQQFQKDGAARKAPNEKFPYHLDHINPEDDIKATRTLFVGNLDYNIDLMELRQIFERYGVIEDIDVKRPQRGQGNAYAFLKYMNLDCAHRAKVEMSGQYIGRFQCKIGYGKVTPTTCLWVGGLGPWVTHQALEREFDRFGVIDRIEWPHGKNYAYVLYDNIDAATAACQEMRGFPLGDSNRRLRVDFADVSHIQSSPRPNDPPSPDGRDIGRNPQWRPPFDGPGEPHRDDWPLDDRGPGQRNIDPRDNNQGHRARDVWEGGDRNRRPRTPDDFMDRQHRRSKSQENKYDQKDRDIGRNRDNGRRPVHSQERDFSDNDRSDSRRFDDRRISQGDKETEKALEMVENIADMSKCLPAAWNGALILKSSAFPARMHVVGGNVTLVDNMMRDPSTTETPVLKVKQRLRLDQPKLEDVGRRVTGAGPRGHCILLALSGSLQNYEDTSVQQRPLKNLVTYLRQKDAAGVISLPNYDSKDKDNVGVLYAFPPCQFGYDYLMTKAPRLPPEPAVQDDYMVIVVIRGAA, from the coding sequence ATGAAACGTATGCAAGATCGCGAAAGTTCACCTAGGAGTAAAAGATCACGCTCTGGGTACCCTGGGCTCGACCATGAATCATCTAGGGACAGAATGTCACCAGACATGGACAGGCGTGATAGCCGGGGACGCGAGCCAAAACCAAAACCATACCGAGATTTTGATCATGATCTTGGACCAATGCCCAGAGGTAACAAATATCATGATAGGATGGGGGACGGATTTGGACCTGCAAGGTCAGAAGTAAGAGGACCAGAATACAGATCTTTGTGTTTAAGTAACATTTCGAGCAAAATACCGGACACCGTTTTGAAAGATAATTTATATCACGAATTCAAGAAATTTGGAGAGTTCAATGTGAACGTAACATTCACAGGAGATCAGAGAGTTGCATACATCAATTTCCGTTACCCTGAAGATGCCAGAGCTGCAAAACACGCCAAATCGAAATTAATTGTTTTTGACCGCCCGGTTCGTGTTGATCCTGTGTTCCATAGACGACGCAGTAGTAGTCCAAATACCGACATGGGTCGAGATTATGGCGGACCTAGCAAAGGTTATGGACACAACTCGCCTCCCATGCAGTATGGAGGCATGCGTGGAGATGGTATGGGAAGGGGAGGTGGCAACAGACGTCAAAATATGGGACGTGGCTATTTTGCAAACCAGGACGATATGCCTCCGCCAATGAGATCAATGGAGAGGGATAATTTTCAACAGCAATTTCAGAAAGATGGTGCTGCACGAAAGGCACCAAATGAAAAGTTTCCTTACCATCTTGATCACATCAATCCCGAAGATGACATTAAGGCAACCAGAACATTGTTTGTTGGTAATCTGGATTACAATATTGATTTGATGGAACTGCGACAGATTTTCGAGAGATATGGTGTAATTGAAGACATTGATGTGAAGAGACCACAAAGAGGGCAGGGAAATGCCTATGCttttttgaaatatatgaaCCTAGATTGTGCACATCGAGCAAAGGTTGAGATGTCTGGACAGTACATAGGAAGATTTCAGTGCAAAATAGGTTATGGGAAAGTGACACCAACTACGTGTTTGTGGGTAGGAGGCTTAGGACCTTGGGTGACTCATCAGGCATTAGAACGTGAATTTGACAGATTTGGAGTAATTGACAGGATTGAGTGGCCACATGGGAAGAATTACGCTTACGTATTGTATGACAACATTGACGCTGCTACAGCTGCCTGTCAAGAAATGAGAGGATTCCCTTTAGGAGATTCAAATAGACGGTTAAGGGTTGATTTTGCAGATGTTAGTCATATCCAAAGTTCACCTAGACCAAATGATCCCCCATCACCGGATGGTAGAGACATAGGTAGAAATCCACAATGGCGGCCACCGTTTGATGGTCCCGGTGAGCCACATAGAGATGACTGGCCATTGGATGACAGAGGCCCAGGTCAGCGTAATATAGATCCCAGAGACAACAACCAGGGACACAGAGCTAGAGATGTATGGGAGGGAGGTGACCGGAATAGACGGCCAAGAACGCCAGACGATTTCATGGATCGGCAGCATAGACGTTCAAAGAGTCAAGAGAACAAGTATGACCAAAAAGATAGAGATATAGGAAGAAACCGGGATAATGGACGTCGTCCTGTGCATTCACAAGAAAGAGATTTTAGTGACAATGACCGAAGTGATTCGAGACGTTTTGATGACAGGAGAATATCACAAGGCGATAAAGAAACTGAAAAGGCATTAGAGATGGTAGAAAATATAGCTGATATGTCAAAGTGTTTACCAGCAGCTTGGAATGGTGCATTGATACTGAAGAGTAGTGCTTTTCCAGCAAGGATGCATGTTGTTGGAGGAAATGTGACCTTGGTTGATAATATGATGAGGGACCCATCTACAACTGAAACACCTGTCCTCAAAGTCAAGCAGCGACTTCGTCTTGACCAACCAAAATTGGAAGATGTTGGCCGCAGAGTAACAGGAGCTGGGCCTCGTGGTCACTGCATTCTTCTGGCACTCAGTGGTTCTCTTCAAAATTATGAAGACACTTCAGTTCAACAAAGACCTCTGAAAAATCTGGTGACATACCTACGACAGAAAGATGCCGCTGGTGTAATTTCCCTTCCAAATTACGACTCAAAAGATAAAGACAATGTTGGTGTGTTGTACGCATTTCCACCTTGTCAGTTTGGTTATGACTATCTCATGACCAAGGCACCAAGACTTCCCCCAGAGCCTGCAGTTCAAGATGATTACATGGTGATTGTTGTCATTCGAGGAGCTGCATAA
- the LOC117331350 gene encoding MAP kinase-activated protein kinase 2-like, with amino-acid sequence MMGDNETRNLKPKKYPISDDYRITGAVLGLGINGKVVECFSKKTNQKCALKVLRDVPKARREVDLHWRASGCKHIVAIIDVYENAYSGQKCLLVVMECMEGGELFNKIQERADSAFTEREAAAIIRDIAKAIHYLHSMEIAHRDLKPENLLYSDKTVNGTLKLTDFGFAKAITTDFKMLQTPCYTPYYVAPEVLGPEKYDKSCDMWSLGVIMYILLCGYPPFYSNHGAAISPGMKKRIRNGQYEFPSSEWKNVSKDAKELIQGLLKTVPEERLTIEQVMRNKWISDHITVPQTPLCSAMILKEDVEMWAEVQEEMTNALATMRVDYEMCQIKDLDETDNPILKKRKKRSTAEPMYNQS; translated from the exons ATGATGGGAGACAACGAAACTAGGAATTTAAAGCCAAAAAAGTATCCAATAAGTGACGATTATAGAATAACAGGGGCCGTTTTAGGACTCGGGATAAACGGAAAAGTTGTTGAGTGTTTTTCCAAAAAAACGAATCAGAAATGTGCATTAAAG GTGTTGAGGGATGTGCCAAAGGCAAGAAGGGAGGTGGATCTCCATTGGAGAGCATCTGGCTGTAAACACATAGTTGCCATTATAGATGTGTATGAAAATGCATATAGTGGTCAGAAGTGCCTCCTTGTGGTCATGGAATG CATGGAAGGTGGTGAACTCTTTAACAAAATACAAGAAAGAGCTGATTCAGCATTTACAGAAAGAG AGGCAGCTGCTATCATTCGAGATATTGCGAAAGCTATCCACTACCTACATTCCATGGAAATAGCACACAGAGATCTAAAG CCTGAAAACTTACTATACTCGGACAAAACTGTAAATGGAACACTGAAATTAACAGACTTTGGTTTTGCCAAGGCAATCACAACAGATTTTAAGATGTTACAAACACCCTGTTACACACCCTATTATGTTG CCCCAGAGGTACTTGGTCCTGAAAAGTATGACAAATCCTGTGATATGTGGTCATTAGGTGTtatcatgtatatttt ATTGTGTGGGTACCCACCATTCTACAGTAATCACGGGGCAGCTATTTCACCTGGCATGAAGAAGAGAATCCGAAATGGACAGTACGAGTTCCCGAGCTCAGAATGGAAAAATGTATCAAAAGATG CGAAAGAATTAATTCAAGGATTATTAAAAACAGTTCCAGAGGAAAGGTTGACGATAGAACAAGTCATGAGGAACAAATGGATATCA GATCACATCACAGTGCCCCAGACGCCTCTCTGTTCAGCAATGATCCTGAAGGAGGATGTGGAAATGTGGGCTGAAGTGCAG GAGGAAATGACAAATGCTTTGGCCACCATGAGAGTGGACTACGAAATGTGCCAGATAAAGGACTTAGATGAGACAGATAATCCAATTTTAAAGAAACGCAAGAAGAGAAGTACAGCAGAACCCATGTATAACCAGTCTTAG